The Huiozyma naganishii CBS 8797 chromosome 3, complete genome genome contains a region encoding:
- the TSC11 gene encoding TORC2 complex subunit TSC11 (similar to Saccharomyces cerevisiae TSC11 (YER093C); ancestral locus Anc_7.380) produces MTDSQNITNMERRSSQNAQTLKLPAMRSPTYSLKGNYLNFGDADLPISGSAPNTSGSASGKKNNLVLSTSFVSSRRFDNGSPSPTSPLQTRSKRDRSMSRTKQSLKTDIIRLQHELNQVLKQKENVERARDANVGSNMFTNEYSTEHLQKHSMRIKINTQLREMDKTIKRLEQQINDLKFQCESSKKSDLVEPSLNKRAPKKEFPIFQGIIQDYDLNHSSKSDSNESVTHGSNTPKKKRDNSTHTADTARSKTSPVKSEFGIKDDLCEDEEDEEENDTTVLSSDSGENINKKENRAVDIESATWYISDYMESLHETNVPTDFIVDKANKLTALLTERPELRADLVLTSFMQTIQSLLLKDDKLIVAAAFRICRYLINGEEFIQYLHDLRIDAFIIISLAKDNSFQIEREQALKITRKMAEYKSGITKGMLQAIISCVERTDDVLRTMAIETLLEMCLLQPEMVSNCHGLYVLEDLIQEYSSFSLVSIILDTILGLLNNHSTRQFFLMNFDITVLATVFSDTSTRKTSNTEKFQNAIILICRALKNHNGFMLYCTNNFKPIKELLSLFQIPLCAHYLIDIFLDILRIRPLMFKNRRRNSVIKTGISDSLRDALPINQYLALIIQVLDECHFHDYIGELLNHKQNDEFTSSVIMKARYLLIEYFNLRMNLVDREQIPKFSSLSMKDMSLNEEVFQFRKISHNMNKHRNTIGMSQVNYVENMKRFTQKARKSTLVSEVDDLRFRQMVYDSRVLQTKDFTNWNWNIIQELLEGPLMNKRQLEELAKSTKFIRRLLVFYRPLRLRFSNVDKGARLAHKYVQTGCQFFRTLTTNSEGMKILLDDTKIIPQLASLLFRAMEGNTQENIFNEETLQSKVVYGYFKFIGVLTQSENGVNILTRWNFFTVIYKMFQPELSIGSEFLVLVLPELDPTYSAHCRTIIGKALVIPQESIRVRATHHIGKQLNAVMKDTFRDDRNDDHTSLDMKKFTVEMLTRQLYDASPNVVATADQALYECIVDTDVHGEMNISFRTFLDQMVFIQSPVIFELLSSPYGFQLLNEINFVEQERKLWLECKNREYVTKLEDFLAATQNKSLKLLAFTVENRLPLHFYESLAKTEDGITLLSQNGDLVKFINVVKSYSHSIGAEDESTIDIMEVKSALWCCGYIGSTELGVGLIDNYSVAEDFVKIAYDADNSGMKFTAFCVLGLIGRTIEGCEILDELGWSCTISVQGKPVGIALPRRLDKFLSYKEKPWILEHEYEEEMIEFYTDTQSIINTSSVPSIDYNLDNFLEEKNSIDNPLNEKDPNKCDASAVRRLRTKSLDAMAPNSKDYGTGMTTRFSNGNKNFAARKQRSHTINTQLSDSNVLNEEMANIVEKVVETVSQLGNHILSNSAIKQITDLNNKYGSVLFESEIVFGKVMEMMDTYRFKPHVRKFLCGLVINKRSLENVIKNDTKRRG; encoded by the coding sequence ATGACGGATTCTCAAAATATCACTAATATGGAGAGGAGATCGTCCCAAAATGCACAGACACTCAAATTACCAGCGATGAGGTCCCCAACgtattctttgaaaggCAACTACTTGAATTTCGGGGATGCAGATTTACCAATTTCCGGAAGTGCCCCCAATACGAGTGGGTCAGCTAGcgggaagaagaacaaccTGGTGCTGTCCACATCGTTTGTCTCATCGAGAAGATTTGATAACGGATCTCCCTCCCCAACAAGTCCACTCCAGACAAGGAGTAAGAGGGATAGAAGTATGTCACGGACGAAGCAAAGTTTGAAGACCGATATAATACGGCTTCAACACGAGCTGAATCAAGTGctgaaacagaaagagaatgTGGAACGTGCCAGGGACGCCAACGTTGGGTCCAATATGTTCACGAACGAATACTCGACAGAGCATCTACAGAAACATTCAATGAGGATAAAGATTAATACACAACTTCGAGAGATGGACAAGACGATCAAAAGACTAGAACAACAGATCAATGATTTAAAGTTTCAGTGCgaatcttcaaagaaatctgatcttgttgaaccAAGTTTAAATAAAAGAGCCCCAAAGAAGGAGTTCCCGATTTTTCAGGGGATAATACAGGACTATGATTTGAACCATTCTTCTAAATCAGATTCTAATGAGTCAGTCACTCACGGCTCCAACACTccgaaaaagaagagggaTAATAGTACGCATACGGCCGATACAGCGAGATCAAAAACCAGCCCCGTCAAATCAGAATTTGGCATAAAGGACGATTTATGtgaagacgaagaggatgaagaggagaacGACACAACAGTACTCTCAAGTGATAGCGGTGAGAATATCAATAAGAAGGAAAATCGGGCCGTCGATATAGAAAGTGCAACGTGGTACATTAGCGATTACATGGAAAGTCTGCATGAAACGAACGTGCCAACAGATTTTATAGTAGATAAAGCTAATAAATTAACTGCGCTGCTAACGGAAAGGCCAGAATTACGAGCAGATTTGGTCCTCACCTCTTTCATGCAAACTATCCAATCGCTGTTATTGAAGGATGACAAATTAATTGTTGCAGCAGCGTTCAGGATATGTCGGTATTTGATAAACGGGGAAGAGTTTATTCAATATTTGCACGATTTGAGGATAGACGCTTTTATCATAATATCACTAGCCAAGGACAATTCATTCCAAATAGAAAGAGAGCAAGCTTTGAAAATTACGAGAAAAATGGCCGAATATAAGAGTGGAATAACGAAAGGTATGTTACAAGCCATCATAAGCTGCGTGGAAAGAACCGATGATGTGCTTAGAACAATGGCTATCGAAACTTTACTAGAAATGTGCTTACTGCAACCAGAAATGGTAAGCAACTGCCATGGGCTATACGTTTTAGAAGACTTGATACAGGAATATTCGTCGTTTTCTCTCGTTTCGATTATATTGGACACAATACTGGGGTTACTGAACAATCATTCCACGAGACAGTTTTTCTTAATGAACTTTGATATCACCGTTTTGGCGACCGTCTTTTCGGACACCAGTACGAGGAAAACGTCCAATACCgagaaatttcaaaacgCTATTATTCTAATATGCAGAGCCTTAAAGAATCACAACGGGTTTATGTTATACTGTACAAACAATTTCAAGCCGATCAAGGAACTCCTATCGCTGTTTCAAATTCCATTATGCGCCCATTATCTGATCGACATTTTCTTAGACATTCTAAGAATAAGACCATTGATGTTTAAGAATAGGAGGAGAAATTCTGTTATCAAAACAGGCATATCTGACTCTTTACGAGATGCCTTGCCCATCAATCAATATCTTGCCCTGATAATTCAAGTTCTGGATGAATGCCATTTTCATGATTATATAGGTGAGCTATTAAACCACAAACAAAATGATGAATTTACCAGCAGCGTCATCATGAAAGCACGTTATCTTTTGATAGAGTACTTTAACCTACGAATGAATCTTGTTGATAGAGAGCAAATACCAAAATTCTCATCTCTCTCTATGAAGGACATGTCTCTAAATGAAGAGGTTTTTCAGTTCAGAAAAATTTCGCATAACATGAACAAACACCGAAACACGATAGGGATGTCGCAAGTGAATTACGTGGAAAATATGAAAAGATTTACTCAGAAAGCTAGAAAATCCACGTTAGTTTCTGAAGTCGATGATTTAAGATTCAGACAGATGGTATATGACAGTAGAGTATTGCAAACAAAAGATTTTACGAACTGGAATTGGAATATTATCCAAGAACTACTGGAAGGTCCATTAATGAACAAGCGCCAACTAGAAGAACTTGCAAAGTCTACGAAGTTTATTAGGAGGCTGCTGGTATTTTATAGACCCCTGCGGTTGAGATTTTCCAACGTTGATAAAGGCGCGCGACTAGCCCATAAGTACGTCCAGACCGGCTGTCAGTTTTTCAGAACACTAACTACGAACTCCGAAGGTATGAAGATATTGCTAGATGACACAAAGATCATCCCCCAACTAGCATCTTTGTTGTTCAGGGCAATGGAAGGCAACACGCAGGAAAATATTTTTAACGAGGAAACACTACAATCAAAAGTTGTCTACGGCTATTTCAAGTTCATAGGTGTTTTGACACAGTCCGAAAACGGTGTAAATATACTGACTAGATGGAATTTCTTCACCGTCATTTACAAAATGTTTCAACCTGAATTGAGCATAGGATCCGAATTTCTGGTGTTGGTTCTACCAGAATTGGATCCCACATATTCTGCACACTGCAGAACGATTATCGGTAAAGCATTGGTGATCCCGCAAGAATCAATAAGAGTTAGAGCAACACATCACATTGGAAAACAGTTGAACGCTGTTATGAAGGATACTTTTAGGGATGACCGAAATGATGATCATACAAGTTTAGATATGAAAAAGTTTACGGTAGAGATGTTGACAAGACAGTTATATGATGCCAGTCCCAATGTGGTCGCGACAGCCGATCAAGCGCTGTACGAATGCATTGTTGACACTGATGTCCACGGAGAGATGAACATATCATTCAGAACATTTCTGGATCAAATGGTTTTCATCCAATCTCCGGTTATCTTTGAATTACTGAGCAGTCCATATGGATTCCAGCTTTTGAATGAGATAAATTTTGTAGAACAAGAGAGGAAGCTATGGCTAGAGTGCAAAAATCGTGAATATGTGACTAAACTAGAGGACTTTTTGGCAGCGACTCAAAATAAATCTCTGAAATTACTGGCATTTACAGTCGAAAACAGACTACCATTACATTTCTACGAGAGTTTGGCTAAAACCGAAGATGGTATAACGTTATTGAGCCAAAATGGAGACTTGGTCAAATTTATTAATGTGGTAAAGAGTTATTCTCATAGTATTGGAGCGGAGGATGAGTCAACCATAGATATAATGGAGGTCAAATCAGCACTTTGGTGCTGTGGGTACATTGGTTCCACTGAACTCGGTGTTGGATTAATAGATAACTACTCTGTCGCCGAAGACTTTGTTAAGATAGCATACGACGCGGATAATAGCGGGATGAAATTTACTGCATTTTGTGTGCTAGGATTAATCGGGAGGACGATAGAAGGTTGCGAAATTTTAGATGAGTTGGGGTGGAGTTGCACCATAAGTGTTCAGGGGAAACCAGTAGGGATAGCGTTACCACGCCGGTTGGACAAGTTTCTGTCTTACAAGGAGAAGCCTTGGATTTTGGAACACGAGTACGAGGAGGAAATGATCGAATTTTATACTGACACTCAatccatcatcaacacGTCTTCGGTTCCATCCATTGATTATAATTTGGATaatttcttggaagagAAAAACAGCATTGACAACCCATTGAATGAAAAGGATCCAAATAAATGTGACGCTAGTGCAGTGAGAAGACTGAGAACCAAATCGCTCGATGCTATGGCTCCAAATTCGAAGGATTATGGCACAGGAATGACGACACGCTTTTCGAACGGCAATAAAAATTTTGCTGCAAGGAAGCAAAGATCCCACACTATAAATACACAACTGTCGGACAGTAATGTATTGAATGAGGAGATGGCAAATATCGTCGAGAAAGTGGTGGAGACTGTTAGCCAATTGGGGAATCATATTTTATCAAATTCTGCCATAAAACAAATAACCgatttgaacaacaaaTATGGATCAGTACTATTTGAAAGTGAAATTGTCTTTGGTAAAGTAATGGAGATGATGGACACTTACCGATTTAAACCTCATGTTAGGAAATTTCTCTGCGGACTTGTTATCAATAAACGTTCATTAGAAAATGTCATCAAAAATGACACAAAGAGAAGAGGGTAG
- the IES5 gene encoding Ies5p (similar to Saccharomyces cerevisiae IES5 (YER092W); ancestral locus Anc_7.379) translates to MAPIPTEATEKDFQKMVSRNEELAKQETTLTKEYTTLLRKSSSLFRVLEQVDKDLISTSTQREQPKLISQKVLNLVPELKWYNDQILLASADPDKFSMTQELQDSYDRYKSTSLLYQENQSAE, encoded by the coding sequence ATGGCTCCCATACCGACCGAGGCAACAGAAAAggattttcaaaaaatggTATCCAGGAATGAAGAATTGGCAAAGCAGGAAACCACATTGACGAAAGAATATACTACTCTGTTGAGGAAGTCATCGAGTCTTTTCCGTGTGTTGGAACAGGTGGACAAAGACTTGATATCAACTAGTACTCAAAGGGAGCAGCCGAAACTCATATCCCAAAAAGTCTTGAATCTCGTACCAGAGTTAAAGTGGTACAACGATCAGATTTTGTTGGCATCTGCCGATCCCGACAAATTTTCCATGACACAAGAGTTGCAAGATTCATATGATCGGTACAAATCTACATCACTTTTATACCAGGAAAATCAATCAGCAGAATAA
- the MET6 gene encoding 5-methyltetrahydropteroyltriglutamate-homocysteine S-methyltransferase (similar to Saccharomyces cerevisiae MET6 (YER091C); ancestral locus Anc_7.378) yields MVQSAVLGFPRIGPNRELKKATEGYWNGKITVDELFKVGKDLRAQNWKLQKDAGVDIIASNDFSFYDQILDLSVLFNVIPERYAKYELPLIDTFFAMGRGLQRKATETSNAVDVTALEMVKWFDSNYHYVRPTFSHSTAFKLNGQKPVDEFLEAKALGIQTRPVVVGPVSFLHLGKADKDSLDLAPLSLLEKLLPAYIELLKKLAAAGATEVQIDEPILVLDLPQNVQDAIKATYTKLGQEAGLPKITLASYFGTVLPNLAAIKGLPVSGFHFDFVRAPEQFEEVAAIVGDDQVLSVGIVDGRNIWKNDFKKSSDFVNKAVAKLGKDRVVVATSSSLLHTPVDLENESKLNPELKGYFSFATQKVAEVVVIAKNVSGADVKAALDANAASISARANSTFINDSTVQSRIKAIDAKLSTRQAPFPQRLNEQVEQFHFPLFPTTTIGSFPQTKDIRINRNKFVKGTLSPEEYEKFINSEIEKVIRFQEEIDLDVLVHGEPERNDMVQYFGEQIKGYAFTTNGWVQSYGSRYVRPPIIVGDLSRPEAMSVKESVYAQSLTKKVVKGMLTGPITCLRWSFPRDDVDQKTQAFQLALALRDEVNDLEAAGIRVIQVDEPALREGLPLRSGAERDSYKVWSAEAFRIATSGVANKTQIHSHFCYSDLDPNHIKALDADVVSIEFSKKDDPNYIAEFSNYPNHLGLGLFDIHSPRVPSTEEFISKIDTILKSYPAEKFWVNPDCGLKTRGWEETRLSLTHMVEAAKHFRNKYTK; encoded by the coding sequence atggTCCAATCTGCTGTCTTAGGTTTCCCAAGAATTGGTCCAAACAGagaattgaagaaagcCACCGAGGGCTACTGGAACGGTAAAATCactgtcgatgaacttttcaaagtcgGTAAGGATTTGAGAGCACAGAACTGGAAGTTGCAAAAGGACGCCGGTGTTGACATCATTGCCTCCAACGACTTCTCCTTCTACGATCAAATCCTAGATTTGTCCGTTCTGTTCAATGTCATCCCTGAACGTTATGCCAAATACGAACTTCCATTAATCGACACTTTCTTCGCCATGGGGAGAGGTCTACAAAGAAAGGCTACCGAAACCTCAAATGCCGTTGATGTCACCGCTTTGGAGATGGTCAAATGGTTCGACTCTAACTACCATTACGTCAGACCAACCTTCTCTCACTCCACCGCTTTCAAGTTGAACGGTCAAAAGCCTGTCGACGAGTTCTTGGAAGCCAAGGCTCTAGGTATCCAAACCAGACCAGTTGTCGTTGGTCCAGTCTCCTTCTTGCATTTGGGTAAGGCTGACAAGGACTCCTTGGACCTTGCACCATTGTCTCTATTGGAAAAGCTTCTTCCAGCATACATCGAATTGTTAAAGAAGTTGGCTGCCGCTGGTGCCACTGAAGTCCAAATCGATGAACCAATCCTGGTTTTGGATTTGCCACAGAACGTCCAGGACGCCATCAAGGCTACTTACACCAAGTTGGGTCAAGAAGCTGGTCTACCAAAGATCACATTGGCTTCCTACTTTGGTACCGTCCTTCCAAACTTGGCCGCTATCAAGGGGTTGCCTGTCTCCGGTTTCCACTTCGACTTCGTGAGAGCGCCAGAACAATTCGAAGAAGTTGCTGCTATTGTTGGTGACGACCAAGTCTTGTCCGTTGGTATTGTCGATGGTAGAAACATCTGGAAGAAcgacttcaagaagtctTCCGATTTCGTCAACAAGGCCGTTGCCAAACTTGGTAAGGACAGAGTTGTTGTCGCcacttcttcctccttgtTGCACACTCCAGTCGACTTGGAGAACGAATCGAAGTTGAACCCAGAATTGAAGGGCTACTTCTCTTTCGCCACCCAAAAGGTTGCTGAAGTTGTTGTGATTGCCAAGAACGTTTCTGGTGCCGATGTCAAGGCTGCTTTGGACGCTAACGCTGCCTCCATCAGTGCAAGAGCCAACTCTACCTTCATCAACGACTCTACTGTCCAATCCAGAATTAAGGCTATTGACGCCAAGTTGTCGACCAGACAAGCTCCTTTCCCACAAAGATTGAACGAACAAGTCGAACAGTTCCACTTCCCATTGTTCCCAACTACCACTATTGGTTCTTTCCCACAAACCAAGGACATCAGAATTAACAGAAACAAGTTTGTCAAGGGCACGCTCTCTCCTGAGGAATACGAAAAGTTCATCAACTCTGAGATCGAGAAAGTTATCAGATTCCAAGAGGAAATTGACCTAGACGTCTTGGTTCACGGTGAACCAGAAAGAAACGATATGGTCCAATACTTTGGTGAACAAATCAAGGGTTACGCCTTCACCACCAACGGTTGGGTGCAATCTTACGGTTCCAGATACGTCAGACCACCTATCATTGTCGGTGACTTGTCCAGACCTGAAGCTATGTCCGTCAAGGAATCCGTATACGCCCAGTCTTTGACCAAGAAGGTCGTCAAGGGTATGTTAACCGGTCCAATCACCTGTTTGAGATGGTCTTTCCCAAGAGACGACGTCGACCAGAAGACTCAAGCTTTCCAATTGGCCTTGGCTTTGAGAGACGAGGTTAACGATTTGGAAGCTGCTGGTATCAGAGTCATCCAAGTCGACGAACCTGCTCTAAGAGAAGGTTTGCCATTGAGATCTGGTGCTGAAAGAGACTCCTACAAGGTCTGGTCTGCTGAAGCTTTCAGAATTGCCACTTCCGGTGTCGCCAACAAGACTCAAATCCACTCCCATTTTTGTTACTCAGACTTGGATCCAAACCATATCAAAGCTCTTGATGCGGATGTGGTTTCCATTGAgttctccaagaaggaTGATCCAAACTACATTGCTGAATTTTCCAACTATCCAAACCATCTAGGTCTAGGTTTGTTTGACATTCACTCTCCAAGAGTTCCATCCACTGAGGAATTCATCAGCAAGATCGACACTATCTTGAAGAGTTATCCAGCTGAGAAGTTCTGGGTTAACCCTGATTGTGGTTTGAAGACCAGAGGCTGGGAAGAAACCAGATTGTCTTTGACTCACATGGTTGAGGCTGCCAAGCACTTCCGTAACAAATACACCAAATAG
- the TRP2 gene encoding anthranilate synthase TRP2 (similar to Saccharomyces cerevisiae TRP2 (YER090W); ancestral locus Anc_7.375) has protein sequence MVSNIKIQPDLEQLKQLAEENDDQSINMYPVYAYLPSLDLTPHVAYLKLAELNNPKRKESFLLEGAKTNNDLDRYSFIGVAPRKIIKTGPTHGIEEDPLSVLEKEMSSLKLAENIPGLPKLSGGAIGYISYDCVRYFEPKTARPLKDTLKVPEAFLMLCDTIVAFDNVFQRFQIVHNINLNETSLEEGYEQATGIISSIIEKLTDRTSPIPYPEQPPIKMNQTFTSNIGQEGYENHVRILKDHIKKGDIIQGVPSQRVARPTSLHPFNIYKHLRTVNPSPYLFYIDCLDFQIIGASPELLCKSDSKNKVITHPIAGTIKRGKTSKEDDELAAELQGSLKDRAEHVMLVDLARNDINRVCDPLTTNVDKLLTVQRFSHVQHLVSQVSGTLRQDKTRFDAFRSIFPAGTVSGAPKVKAMELIGELEGERRGVYAGAVGNWSYDGKTMDTCIALRTMVFKDGIAYLQAGGGIVFDSDEYDEYVETMNKMKANHATIVQAEEIWAARVGEA, from the coding sequence ATGGTGTCTAATATCAAAATTCAGCCGGATCTCGAACAGCTGAAGCAGCTGGCAGAGGAGAACGATGACCAGAGCATAAACATGTACCCAGTGTACGCTTACCTGCCCTCTTTAGACTTGACACCACATGTCGCGTACTTGAAATTGGCCGAGTTGAATAACCCGAAAAGAAAGGAGTCGTTTTTGTTGGAAGGTGCGAAGACTAATAACGATTTGGATCGTTACTCCTTCATCGGGGTCGCGCCAAGAAAAATTATTAAAACAGGTCCAACCCACGGGATTGAGGAGGACCCACTTTCGGTCTTGGAAAAGGAGATGTCGTCTTTGAAACTGGCTGAAAATATCCCAGGTTTACCAAAACTAAGCGGTGGTGCAATCGGCTACATTTCTTACGACTGTGTTCGTTATTTTGAACCAAAGACGGCCAGACCACTAAAGGATACTTTGAAAGTACCAGAAGCGTTTTTGATGCTCTGTGACACCATTGTGGCATTTGACAACgtctttcaaagattccAAATTGTTCACAACATTAATTTGAATGAAACAAGCCTAGAAGAAGGGTACGAACAGGCTACTGGCATCATAAGCTCCATAATTGAAAAGTTGACGGACAGAACAAGCCCGATCCCATACCCAGAGCAGCCCCCAATCAAAATGAACCAAACTTTCACCTCAAATATCGGCCAGGAGGGTTATGAAAACCACGTCCGTATATTGAAAGATCACATTAAGAAGGGTGATATTATCCAAGGTGTTCCTTCGCAGAGGGTTGCCAGACCCACATCTTTGCACCCCTTCAATATATACAAACACTTGAGAACTGTCAATCCCTCACCCTACCTGTTCTACATTGACTGTTTGGATTTCCAAATAATTGGTGCCTCGCCGGAGCTGCTGTGTAAATCTGACTCTAAAAACAAGGTTATCACTCATCCAATTGCAGGTACCATAAAGAGAGGTAAAACTTCTAAAGAAGATGACGAACTGGCAGCTGAATTACAAGGTTCCTTGAAGGACCGTGCCGAACACGTCATGCTGGTCGATTTGGCCAGAAACGATATTAACCGTGTGTGTGACCCATTAACCACGAACGTAGATAAACTACTCACTGTACAGCGGTTCTCTCACGTGCAACATTTGGTTTCGCAGGTGAGTGGTACCTTAAGACAAGATAAGACGAGGTTTGACGCCTTTAGATCGATTTTCCCTGCAGGTACGGTCAGCGGCGCTCCTAAGGTTAAAGCTATGGAGTTGATTGGAGAACTGGAAGGCGAGCGTCGTGGTGTTTACGCTGGTGCTGTTGGAAACTGGTCCTACGATGGGAAAACCATGGACACATGTATTGCACTAAGAACCAtggttttcaaagatgGTATTGCCTACTTGCAAGCCGGTGGTGGGATTGTTTTTGACTCTGACGAGTATGACGAATACGTCGAAACTatgaacaagatgaaggCCAACCACGCCACCATTGTCCAAGCAGAAGAGATTTGGGCTGCTAGAGTCGGCGAGGCATAA
- the PTC2 gene encoding type 2C protein phosphatase PTC2 (similar to Saccharomyces cerevisiae PTC3 (YBL056W) and PTC2 (YER089C); ancestral locus Anc_7.374), with the protein MGQILSNPVIDKEHHSGADLLTAFGLCAMQGWRMSMEDSHIVEPNLQAESDDDHIAFYSIFDGHGGAGVAQFAGEKVSGILRRQESFQKGNLTQALIDTYLATDEELLKDPILKNDHSGCTATSILISKLQNALICSNSGDSRTVLSTKGYAKALSYDHKPTLLSEKSRIIAADGFVEMDRVNGNLALSRAIGDFEFKSNEALGPHEQVVTCVPDIMRHTLDFDADEFVILACDGIWDCLTSQECVDLVHYGIKQGDMSLNEISSRIIDTCCSPTTEGTGIGCDNMSITVVALLRDSETTEQWFDRIRAKNYDCPISFELKRKVIYSYYEFPANESVFEITTKKPQEKFHQDANGKYDDEDTDNMEVDDTDADENTSNSMKALGGLPLEALLGNGIQINTGDNGGGAYLTGNLSDMLASFRKVAAGGRLDNGEDADDDHADAEQDNTDEHDETHN; encoded by the coding sequence atgggtCAGATACTTTCTAACCCTGTCATTGATAAAGAGCACCATTCTGGTGCTGATCTCCTCACCGCGTTTGGGCTATGTGCCATGCAAGGGTGGAGAATGTCCATGGAGGACTCTCACATCGTTGAACCAAACCTGCAAGCGGAAAGCGACGATGACCATATTGCGTTTTATTCCATATTCGATGGTCAcggtggtgctggtgttgCTCAGTTTGCCGGCGAAAAAGTTTCCGGTATTCTACGAAGACAGGAAAGCTTCCAAAAGGGCAATTTGACCCAGGCTCTAATTGACACGTATTTGGCCACCGACGAAGAGCTATTGAAGGACCCTATCCTTAAGAACGACCACAGTGGGTGTACAGCGACGTCTATTTTGATATCGAAGTTGCAGAACGCACTTATCTGCAGTAATTCCGGTGATAGCAGAACTGTGTTATCCACCAAGGGTTACGCTAAGGCGCTGTCCTACGACCACAAGCCCACGCTGCTTAGTGAAAAGTCACGTATTATCGCTGCCGACGGGTTTGTAGAGATGGACAGGGTGAACGGTAATTTGGCGCTATCTCGTGCGATAGGTGATTTTGAGTTCAAATCGAACGAAGCCCTCGGGCCCCACGAACAAGTCGTTACGTGTGTTCCCGATATAATGAGACACACTCTTGATTTTGATGCGGACGAGTTTGTCATTTTGGCCTGTGACGGTATCTGGGATTGTCTGACCTCTCAAGAGTGTGTAGATCTTGTCCACTACGGTATAAAGCAAGGCGACATGTCCCTTAACGAGATTTCTTCCCGAATCATCGATACCTGCTGTTCCCCAACCACGGAGGGTACTGGTATCGGTTGTGACAATATGAGCATAACCGTTGTAGCTCTGCTGAGGGATTCAGAGACCACTGAGCAGTGGTTTGACAGAATAAGGGCGAAGAATTACGACTGTCCTATTTCGTTTGAGTTGAAGCGGAAGGTCATCTACAGTTACTACGAGTTCCCCGCCAACGAGTCCGTATTTGAGATCACCACGAAGAAACCACAGGAGAAATTCCATCAGGATGCCAATGGGAAgtacgacgacgaagacaCGGACAACATGGAAGTGGATGACACCGATGCTGACGAGAACACGAGCAACAGCATGAAGGCTCTTGGCGGGTTACCGCTAGAGGCACTTCTAGGGAACGGTATCCAGATAAACACTGGCGACAACGGCGGCGGCGCGTACCTAACGGGCAACCTAAGTGACATGTTAGCGTCATTCCGGAAAGTCGCCGCTGGGGGCAGACTGGACAACGGTGAAGATGCCGACGACGACCACGCCGACGCCGAGCAAGACAACACTGATGAGCATGACGAAACCCATAACTAA